CCGCGGCGTAGCGACAAATGCAAATATCATCAGCGTCAAAGTGCTCGACGGTGATGGCCTAGGTAACACGTCCTGGCTACTAAATGCCTTGCAGTGGATAATCGACAACCGTGCGACTCACAACATCCGCGTTGTGAACATGAGCCTCAGCACGACGGCTGTTGACACCTACACGAACGACCCGATCTGTGTGAAGGTTCGCGAACTGACAGAAGCCGGCGTTGTCGTGATAGCGGCTGCGGGCAACCGCGGTAAGGCGGCAAACGGCCTGAAAACCTACGGCCGCATCGGCAGCCCCGGCATCAGCCCGTATGCATTGACCGTAGGTGCGGCAAATTCATTCGGTACAAATCCCCGCAATGACGACGCGATCGCGTCTTTCTCGTCACGCGGGCCGTCACGCGGTTTCTACACGAATTCCGCGGGTGTCAAAATATACGACAACCTCATCAAACCGGACATCGTTGCGCCGGGCAACCGCCTCGTTTCGTACAAAGCACCTAACAACAGGATGTCTGTGAATAACCCTACCTTGAATCTGGATGGCACAAATGACGGCGAATCTGCAATGTACATGAGCGGCACGTCGATGTCATCACCGGTAGTAGCCGGTGCGGCAGCACTGCTTTTGCAGGTAAACCCGAACCTTACACCGCAAATGGTCAAGATGATCATGCAATTCTCGGCACAGCCGATCGCAGGTGCGGATATGCTCGAGCAGGGTGCGGGGCAGCTCAATCTGGAAGGTGCGGTACGTCTGGCCAAACTGTTCAAGACCGATGTCGACTTCAACACTCTCGCTAGGGGCAACTCGGTAACAGTGACAGGTTGGTCGATGCCCACGACAACGACGACGATCAACGGCAACACATTTCCGTGGGCTCAAATGATCATCGCCGGCCACACTGTAGTCACGGGCCAAAACCTGATCAAGCAGTTCCAGCTCGTCTACAGACGCAACAACACATTCGTATCGGGTGTGAATAACTCATTCGGAATCTTTTCTCTTAACTCGTCCTTCTATACCGCGGGACTGAACGTGACTCCTGAGATCACACTCAGCAACGGCGGTTCAGGCGGCAGCGGTTCATTGGTCATGGCATCAGGCGTCCTCGTAGGCGACGGTGTGCTTGTGGGCGATGGAGTCCTTGTCGGCGACGGAGTCCTTGTCGGTGACGGTGTCCTCATTGGGGACGGCGTACTCATTGGAGACAGCGTTCTCCTTGGCGATGACACTCCGGCGATGCAATAGACGACCATTGTATAAAGGACCACATCAATAGGAGAAAGGATATGTATAGCCAGCTAAGGACCCACAAACATGCTATACGCGAACTGCGCCTAGCGGCACCGATACCGGCAGCCGCAAAGGGACAGCCGGCACGAGTTCTAACCTCAGCCGATACGCAGGAAGTGCTCTCGTTCCTCAGGATCAGGCCGGTTCACACTATCGTGATGACAAGCTTCATCCTGGACAACGGCATCGAAAGCGAATTGAACCGCGGAACGTTCTTCGGATACCGCAACGCAAAAGGCGAACTCGAAGGCGTAGCCCTGATCGGACATTCGACCCTGGTCGAGGCCCGCTCGGACGAGGCACTCGCTTCACTCGCGGCGGCAGCTCGCAAACCGTCGGTACCCATCCATCTGATCATGTCAGGCGGCGATGCGGCCGAAAGGTTCTACGATCTGATGACGGAAGGACGGTCTGAACCGAGGCTGAAATGCGTAGAGGCCCTGTTTGAAGCGTCGTTCCCGTATCTCGTTCGCGACTGCACATGGAAACTTGAGAACGCGACAATGGAGGATCTGATCCCCGTCGCCGAGGCGCAGGCAGAAATTGCCTTCATCGAATGCGGTGTTGATCCGATGGCCCGAGATCGAGAAGGATTCCTGAAGAGAGTCGCACGCAGGATCGAGCAGGACCGTGTTTTCGTTGTCAGGGACGGCGATAAGATGGTCTTCAAGGCCGACATCATCTCCGAAACCGAGGATGCGGCTTATTTGGAGGGCGTGTATGTCCATCCGGACCATCGCGGACGCGGTGTTGCTGCTGAATGCTTGTCTCGGTTGACGCTTCAGCTGCTGGATCGAGTGGATAACATCTGCCTGCTCAGCAATGTGGACTTCGGCCACGCCCACAAGAGCTTTGAGAAGGCAGGATATCGCCGCTCCGATCATTGCGTGACGTTGTTTGTTTAAGAAAATAAATACTAGACAAACAATGTTGAAAGTTAGATAATTATGGAGGCTGCATGCGGCCTCCATCTCTCTTTTGAGTGACAGGCCGGCATTCGCCCTTCCCCCTCGTTTGCTCCCGACCTCTCGAAAAACCGGCCGCAAAGGCCAGCCGCATTCAGTTCCGTTCTCGTTGAGGCGATGACACTATCGAGCAAGACCGACAGATATATGGCGACGGTTATCGTCGCCGGGGCTCTTTGCGTTTTGATCTCGATATTGAATTTTGACATATCGCGTGTCGATATATACCTCGTCCTGCTCAGTGTTTTCGCGATACTCGTCGGTTCCCGCATAACTCTTCGCATACCGAAGTTCAAATCGCACATTTCCGTCTCAGATACTTTCGTCTTCCTCGCCTTGCTGCTTTACGGCGGCGAATACGCGACAATTTTGGCTGCGGTCGAGGCGGCGGCCTCATCTTGGCGGTTCTGCAACCGAAAGCTCACGGTATTCTTCAATGCCGCGGCGATGGCGGTTTCGACCAGTGCGGTCGTGGTCGTTCTCAAGGTTTCGGGTTTTTACGAGGCCGTGCTTTCTCAAGGTTCTGCAAACGTCAGCCGCGACTTCATCATCGGCCTCTCGCTGATCGCTTTGGTCCAGTTCCTGGCCAATACGCTGCT
This sequence is a window from Acidobacteriota bacterium. Protein-coding genes within it:
- a CDS encoding GNAT family N-acetyltransferase is translated as MYSQLRTHKHAIRELRLAAPIPAAAKGQPARVLTSADTQEVLSFLRIRPVHTIVMTSFILDNGIESELNRGTFFGYRNAKGELEGVALIGHSTLVEARSDEALASLAAAARKPSVPIHLIMSGGDAAERFYDLMTEGRSEPRLKCVEALFEASFPYLVRDCTWKLENATMEDLIPVAEAQAEIAFIECGVDPMARDREGFLKRVARRIEQDRVFVVRDGDKMVFKADIISETEDAAYLEGVYVHPDHRGRGVAAECLSRLTLQLLDRVDNICLLSNVDFGHAHKSFEKAGYRRSDHCVTLFV